A window from Aliamphritea hakodatensis encodes these proteins:
- a CDS encoding alpha/beta hydrolase, whose protein sequence is MTLAARAGNDDFYRQLHAALGNTRALQQRECLQLTNADIRCELYRSASASDPLVIFFPGLSAYAELYAGLLASLAEQGFNVVGVDPPGHGYSGGTAGSYLPEDVQRITSQILDVLEDEFSGPKVAFGHSVGGMLALAAAEHDPRIQAVICQTLLVTEVPPDWWHFWGWQWIRGSAQWLPQWPVPLHNVLNFRQLISGHPAQALLEHDPLLVMAYPLRTLAGLFSHRAGIMRQAYPFRLLVIQGEDDRVLSAHYAKRVAEQSVHQIEMITVSGEGHMLPLQSPPKLTGIVGKWLRKAL, encoded by the coding sequence ATGACCCTTGCAGCCCGTGCCGGAAACGATGATTTTTACCGTCAGCTTCATGCTGCGCTGGGTAATACCCGTGCGTTGCAGCAACGTGAATGTCTGCAACTGACGAATGCTGATATTCGCTGTGAACTGTACCGGTCGGCATCGGCATCAGATCCTCTGGTTATTTTTTTTCCGGGGTTGTCTGCGTATGCAGAGCTTTATGCCGGATTGTTAGCCTCGCTGGCTGAGCAGGGATTTAATGTGGTGGGGGTTGATCCTCCCGGGCATGGGTATTCCGGCGGTACCGCAGGCAGTTATCTGCCGGAAGATGTACAGCGGATCACATCGCAGATTCTTGATGTGCTGGAGGATGAGTTCAGTGGGCCAAAAGTTGCTTTTGGACACTCTGTTGGGGGGATGCTGGCGCTTGCTGCGGCAGAGCATGATCCGAGAATTCAGGCCGTTATCTGTCAGACATTGCTGGTGACAGAAGTCCCGCCGGACTGGTGGCATTTCTGGGGCTGGCAATGGATTCGGGGGAGTGCTCAGTGGCTTCCACAGTGGCCGGTACCCTTACACAATGTGCTGAACTTCAGGCAGCTGATCAGTGGTCATCCGGCGCAGGCGTTGTTAGAGCATGATCCTCTGCTGGTCATGGCTTATCCTTTGCGGACACTGGCAGGGCTCTTCAGTCACCGGGCCGGGATTATGCGTCAGGCATATCCGTTCCGGTTGCTGGTGATCCAGGGGGAGGACGATAGGGTGTTATCGGCTCATTACGCGAAAAGGGTTGCAGAACAGTCTGTACATCAGATAGAAATGATAACTGTTTCCGGGGAGGGGCATATGTTACCTTTGCAATCACCTCCCAAACTGACAGGTATTGTTGGGAAGTGGCTGAGAAAAGCCTTGTAA
- the mutM gene encoding bifunctional DNA-formamidopyrimidine glycosylase/DNA-(apurinic or apyrimidinic site) lyase — protein MPELPEVETTRRGIEPHIVGQEIDQLIVRQPKLRWPVPEQLSGWLKGKVIESVQRRGKYLLLNTDQGAAMYHLGMSGSLYMVSADQPPAYHDHVDLVLKNGMALRLTDPRRFGSLLWQPRGEQHELLVKLGPEPLSDAFDADHLQAACAGRKVAIKQLVMNSAVVVGVGNIYANEALFAAGIHPKRAAGRISRQRIAQLVTEIKRILAAAIAQGGTTLKDFIGGDGKPGYFKQELSVYGRGGEACVRCDAPLTEIRLGQRSTVFCPNCQR, from the coding sequence ATGCCGGAGTTACCTGAGGTAGAAACGACCCGTCGGGGTATAGAGCCTCATATTGTGGGGCAAGAGATTGATCAGCTGATCGTCCGGCAGCCAAAGTTGCGCTGGCCGGTTCCGGAGCAGTTGTCTGGCTGGCTGAAAGGAAAGGTGATTGAGTCGGTACAGCGGCGGGGTAAGTATCTGCTTCTGAATACTGATCAGGGCGCGGCGATGTACCATCTTGGCATGTCTGGCAGTTTATATATGGTCTCAGCAGATCAGCCTCCGGCCTATCATGATCACGTGGATCTGGTGCTGAAAAACGGCATGGCACTGCGGCTGACGGACCCGCGCCGCTTTGGGTCTCTGTTGTGGCAGCCCAGGGGAGAGCAGCACGAGTTGTTGGTTAAGCTGGGGCCGGAACCATTAAGTGATGCATTTGATGCGGATCATTTACAGGCTGCCTGTGCCGGACGTAAGGTGGCCATCAAACAGCTGGTTATGAATTCGGCTGTGGTTGTCGGGGTGGGGAATATATACGCCAATGAGGCGCTGTTTGCTGCCGGTATCCATCCGAAGCGGGCGGCAGGTCGTATTTCGCGGCAGCGTATAGCGCAGTTGGTAACCGAAATTAAACGGATCCTGGCGGCGGCCATCGCGCAGGGCGGTACTACCCTGAAGGATTTTATCGGCGGAGACGGAAAGCCCGGTTATTTCAAGCAGGAGCTGTCGGTGTACGGGCGAGGCGGTGAGGCCTGTGTCCGGTGTGATGCGCCCTTAACAGAGATTCGTCTGGGACAGCGCAGTACGGTATTTTGTCCGAATTGTCAGCGTTAG
- the rpmG gene encoding 50S ribosomal protein L33: MRDKIKMVSSAKTGHFYTTTKNKRTTPDKLEMKKYDPVVRQHVMYKEAKIK, translated from the coding sequence ATGCGCGATAAGATTAAGATGGTTTCATCTGCAAAAACTGGTCACTTTTACACGACTACTAAGAACAAGCGTACGACTCCGGATAAGCTGGAAATGAAGAAGTACGATCCTGTTGTTCGTCAGCACGTTATGTATAAAGAAGCTAAGATCAAGTAA
- the rpmB gene encoding 50S ribosomal protein L28, which translates to MSRVCMVTGKRPVTGNNVSHALNRTRRRFLPNLHWHRFWVESEQKFVRLRVSSKGMRIIDKKGIDAVLVDVRKNGIKV; encoded by the coding sequence ATGTCTCGAGTTTGCATGGTTACAGGTAAGCGTCCTGTAACAGGAAACAATGTTTCCCACGCACTGAACAGAACCCGTCGTCGTTTCCTGCCAAACCTGCACTGGCACCGCTTCTGGGTTGAGAGCGAGCAGAAGTTTGTACGTCTGCGCGTTTCTTCTAAAGGTATGCGTATCATCGATAAGAAAGGTATCGATGCTGTGCTGGTAGACGTTCGTAAGAACGGCATCAAGGTTTAA
- the radC gene encoding RadC family protein encodes MAITDWPAQERPREKLLHKGAGSLSDAELLAIFLRTGISGSSAVDMARELLREFGSLAGVAGASQKDLCAVKGIGTAKYVQLQAALQISLRIQGEALVRSSVLDSPREVKEYLGNRLRHYSQEVFAALLLDSRHRVICFKELFYGTIDSASVHPREVVKLALKHNAAALIICHNHPSGVAEPSDADVDITRHLQQALLLVDVRLLDHMVIGASEVVSMAERGLFYPSAIPDK; translated from the coding sequence ATGGCGATTACAGACTGGCCGGCGCAGGAGCGTCCGCGGGAAAAGTTATTACACAAAGGGGCCGGTTCGCTCTCGGATGCGGAGTTGCTGGCGATTTTTCTGCGTACCGGTATTTCCGGCAGCAGTGCCGTAGATATGGCCCGCGAATTGTTAAGAGAGTTCGGCAGCTTAGCCGGTGTTGCCGGGGCTTCGCAGAAAGATTTGTGCGCGGTGAAAGGCATCGGCACTGCAAAGTATGTTCAGCTGCAGGCGGCCTTACAGATCAGCCTGCGTATTCAGGGTGAAGCGCTGGTGCGCAGTTCGGTCCTGGATTCTCCCCGGGAGGTGAAAGAGTATCTGGGGAACCGGTTGCGACATTATTCACAGGAAGTGTTTGCGGCGTTGCTGTTGGACAGCCGGCACCGGGTTATCTGCTTTAAAGAGCTGTTCTACGGCACGATTGACAGCGCCAGTGTGCATCCCCGGGAGGTGGTGAAGCTGGCTTTAAAGCATAATGCTGCGGCACTTATTATCTGTCATAACCATCCTTCCGGGGTGGCTGAGCCCAGTGATGCGGATGTGGATATTACCCGGCATCTGCAGCAGGCGTTGTTGCTGGTGGATGTGCGCTTACTGGATCATATGGTGATCGGCGCTTCAGAGGTGGTTTCGATGGCGGAGCGGGGGCTGTTTTACCCGTCAGCGATCCCCGATAAATAA
- the coaBC gene encoding bifunctional phosphopantothenoylcysteine decarboxylase/phosphopantothenate--cysteine ligase CoaBC, which produces MHRLTNRQIILGITGGIAAYKSAELTRILKTHGADVRIVMTPAACEFITPLTLQALSGHAVHQHILDPEAEAGMGHIELAKWADMILIAPASADFMARLNSGMGNDLLSTICLASEAPVVLAPAMNQAMWRDVQTQQNATDLQNKNIRLLGPGVGDQACGDNGPGRMLEPLEIASQAAALFEQGSLAGKQVFITAGPTREALDPVRYISNHSSGKMGYALAAAAADAGARVKLISGPVNLEAPARCERVQVESAQQMLDASLDGISDCDIFIAAAAVADYRPVSVAEHKMKKGKEELMELHLVKNPDIVATIASQPDNPFCIGFAAETQDVVAYAQDKLQRKNLDLIIANDVSRSDIGFNSDENAVTVISKTAATPLPQTSKRLLAKQLINLIADQYAGK; this is translated from the coding sequence ATGCACAGACTCACTAACCGACAGATTATTTTAGGTATAACCGGCGGTATTGCGGCGTATAAAAGCGCTGAACTGACCCGGATTCTGAAAACCCACGGCGCCGATGTCAGGATCGTCATGACCCCTGCGGCCTGTGAATTTATTACCCCGCTGACCCTGCAGGCACTTTCCGGCCATGCTGTTCATCAGCATATTCTCGACCCGGAAGCAGAAGCTGGCATGGGCCATATCGAACTGGCCAAATGGGCAGATATGATTCTGATCGCCCCCGCCAGTGCCGACTTTATGGCCCGCCTGAACAGCGGCATGGGTAACGACCTGCTCAGCACGATTTGTCTGGCCAGTGAAGCCCCGGTTGTCCTCGCGCCTGCCATGAATCAGGCCATGTGGCGTGATGTTCAGACACAGCAAAACGCCACCGATCTGCAAAACAAGAATATCCGTCTGCTGGGCCCCGGTGTGGGCGATCAGGCCTGTGGCGACAACGGCCCCGGCCGAATGCTCGAACCACTGGAAATTGCCAGCCAGGCAGCGGCGCTGTTTGAACAGGGCTCACTGGCCGGCAAACAGGTATTCATTACTGCCGGCCCGACCCGGGAAGCACTGGACCCGGTCCGTTACATCAGTAACCACAGCTCCGGTAAAATGGGCTATGCGCTGGCCGCCGCCGCGGCAGATGCCGGTGCACGGGTAAAACTGATCAGCGGGCCGGTTAACCTTGAAGCTCCGGCACGCTGTGAACGGGTTCAGGTTGAAAGCGCTCAGCAAATGCTGGATGCCTCTCTGGACGGCATCAGCGACTGTGACATTTTCATCGCTGCCGCCGCCGTCGCTGATTACCGCCCGGTATCAGTTGCCGAGCATAAAATGAAAAAAGGCAAAGAAGAGCTGATGGAACTGCATCTGGTGAAAAATCCGGACATTGTCGCCACCATCGCCAGCCAGCCGGACAATCCTTTCTGTATCGGTTTTGCCGCAGAAACCCAGGACGTTGTCGCTTATGCTCAGGATAAGTTACAGCGTAAGAATCTGGACCTGATCATTGCCAATGATGTATCCCGCAGTGATATCGGTTTTAACAGCGATGAAAATGCCGTCACTGTCATCAGCAAAACAGCGGCTACCCCCCTGCCACAAACCAGCAAACGGTTACTGGCCAAACAACTGATTAACCTGATCGCCGACCAGTACGCCGGAAAGTGA
- the dut gene encoding dUTP diphosphatase, whose protein sequence is MTTQKQSLQAKILDARIGTEFPLPHYATEGSAGLDLRACIDAPLTLAPGETQLLPTGLAIHVADPNLCAMLLPRSGLGHKHGIVLGNLVGLIDSDYQGQLMVSCWNRSDRAFTVEPGERIAQMVLVPVVQASFEIVEEFSDSDRGEGGFGSSGRH, encoded by the coding sequence ATGACAACACAAAAACAGTCTCTGCAGGCAAAAATTCTGGACGCCCGTATCGGCACTGAATTTCCACTGCCCCACTACGCCACCGAAGGTTCTGCCGGGCTGGACCTGCGCGCCTGTATCGACGCACCTCTGACGCTGGCCCCGGGTGAAACACAACTGCTACCTACCGGGCTGGCTATTCACGTCGCTGACCCGAATCTGTGTGCAATGCTCCTGCCCCGCTCAGGGCTCGGCCATAAACACGGGATTGTACTGGGCAACCTGGTTGGCCTGATCGACTCCGATTATCAGGGACAACTGATGGTCTCCTGCTGGAACCGCAGCGACCGCGCATTCACCGTTGAACCCGGCGAACGCATCGCCCAGATGGTACTGGTTCCCGTTGTGCAGGCCAGTTTCGAAATCGTTGAAGAATTCAGCGACAGTGACCGCGGTGAAGGCGGCTTTGGTTCATCCGGCCGGCACTGA
- a CDS encoding phosphomannomutase/phosphoglucomutase, producing MAKPFDPASIDPNIFRAYDIRGIFGQTLSEACAEKIGQAIASEARARHISTLAVGYDGRLSGPALNDALIRGIITAGINVVSIGMVPTPGLYFATVLLGTGSGIMITGSHNPTDYNGFKIMLGGETLADEAIQQLHRRIVSDDLHSDPVPGHIRQQDVQPDYIARIAEQRTLDTQNTPLKVVIDCGNGVAGPWVLALTKHLGCEVIPLFCDVDGNFPNHHPDPEHAENLQDLIRTVKETGADIGLAFDGDGDRLGVVDNHGHIRNTDELLCLFALEVLQQHPGSEVVHDVKCSLNLRRLIENNGGKATMWRCGHSMIKGRMKQTGAAFGGEFTGHLFFAEDWYGFDDALYTAVRVLEMLIRAKNNQQDAAALFDAPLAGYPACIATPMIHISSTEDTKFKIISQLQQLDFNDARVSTIDGLRVEFSDGWFGIRASNTSPNLTLRAEADTAEALQRIYTTIYSHLTQLAPELQVPQEWLKTGTNQETDHAFN from the coding sequence ATGGCAAAACCCTTCGACCCAGCGAGCATCGACCCGAATATTTTCCGGGCCTATGATATTCGTGGCATTTTCGGCCAGACACTCAGCGAAGCCTGCGCCGAAAAAATCGGCCAGGCCATCGCCAGCGAAGCCCGTGCCCGGCATATCAGCACACTGGCGGTTGGCTATGACGGCCGCCTGTCCGGGCCAGCACTTAATGACGCCCTGATCAGAGGCATCATCACTGCGGGCATCAATGTTGTGAGCATTGGCATGGTGCCCACTCCCGGCCTGTATTTCGCCACCGTACTGCTGGGCACAGGCTCCGGCATCATGATTACCGGCAGCCACAACCCGACGGATTACAACGGCTTCAAAATCATGCTGGGTGGTGAAACACTGGCGGATGAAGCCATTCAGCAACTGCACCGGCGGATTGTCAGCGATGATTTGCACAGCGACCCGGTTCCCGGCCATATTCGTCAGCAGGACGTACAGCCGGACTATATCGCCCGTATCGCCGAACAACGGACACTGGACACACAAAACACACCCCTGAAGGTGGTCATCGACTGTGGTAACGGCGTGGCCGGCCCCTGGGTACTGGCACTGACGAAGCACCTGGGCTGTGAGGTCATCCCACTGTTCTGTGACGTTGACGGCAACTTCCCCAACCACCACCCGGACCCGGAACATGCAGAGAATCTGCAGGATCTGATCCGCACGGTTAAAGAGACCGGTGCCGATATCGGGCTGGCATTTGACGGTGACGGTGACCGTCTGGGGGTTGTGGATAATCACGGTCACATCCGCAACACCGATGAGCTGCTTTGCCTGTTCGCACTGGAAGTCCTGCAACAACATCCCGGCAGCGAAGTGGTCCATGACGTCAAATGCTCGCTGAACCTGCGCCGCCTGATCGAAAACAACGGTGGTAAAGCCACCATGTGGCGCTGCGGGCATTCCATGATCAAAGGCCGGATGAAACAAACCGGCGCCGCCTTTGGCGGGGAGTTCACCGGTCATCTGTTCTTTGCCGAAGACTGGTACGGCTTTGATGACGCCCTGTATACCGCGGTGCGCGTTCTGGAAATGCTGATCCGGGCAAAAAACAACCAACAGGACGCCGCGGCGCTGTTCGATGCACCGCTGGCCGGATATCCGGCCTGTATTGCAACGCCGATGATTCACATCAGCAGCACCGAAGACACCAAATTCAAGATTATCAGCCAGTTACAGCAACTGGACTTTAATGATGCCCGGGTGAGCACGATTGACGGCCTGCGGGTAGAGTTTTCTGACGGCTGGTTTGGCATCCGCGCCTCCAACACCAGCCCGAACCTGACACTCAGGGCAGAGGCCGACACAGCTGAAGCCCTGCAACGCATTTACACGACCATTTATAGCCATCTGACACAGCTGGCACCTGAACTTCAGGTCCCGCAGGAATGGCTGAAAACCGGAACAAACCAAGAGACAGACCATGCCTTTAACTAG
- the argB gene encoding acetylglutamate kinase has product MPLTRKAAMNTANVLSEALPYIQCFTGKTVVIKYGGNAMIDDKLKNSFARDIVMMKTIGINPIVVHGGGPQIGDLLEKLAIESHFVNGMRVTDSKTMDVVEMVLGGMVNKDIVGLINSNGGKAIGMTGKDGMLLSARKLKVKHKTPEMKAPEIIDIGHVGEVENVNVDVLNMLVNSDFIPVIAPIGVGKDGTSYNINADLVAGKVSEVLQAEKLILLTNIEGLLDKDGKVLTGLTTEQVDGLIEDGTIYGGMLPKIDCALNAVKAGVTSAHIIDGRVEHSCLLEIFTDEGVGTLITNKAADAS; this is encoded by the coding sequence ATGCCTTTAACTAGAAAAGCGGCGATGAACACCGCCAACGTACTGAGTGAGGCACTGCCTTACATTCAGTGCTTTACCGGTAAAACTGTAGTGATCAAATACGGCGGCAACGCCATGATCGACGACAAGCTGAAAAACAGCTTTGCCCGTGACATCGTGATGATGAAAACTATCGGTATCAACCCGATCGTGGTTCACGGCGGCGGTCCGCAGATCGGTGATCTGCTGGAAAAACTGGCCATTGAGTCACATTTCGTTAACGGTATGCGGGTCACCGACTCCAAGACCATGGACGTTGTGGAAATGGTGCTTGGCGGTATGGTTAACAAAGACATCGTTGGCCTGATCAACAGCAACGGCGGTAAAGCCATCGGTATGACCGGTAAAGACGGCATGCTGCTCAGCGCCCGCAAGCTGAAAGTGAAACACAAGACACCGGAAATGAAAGCCCCGGAAATTATCGACATCGGCCACGTGGGCGAAGTTGAAAACGTCAACGTTGATGTGCTGAACATGCTGGTGAACTCCGACTTCATCCCGGTTATCGCCCCAATCGGGGTTGGCAAAGACGGTACCTCTTACAACATCAACGCCGACCTGGTTGCCGGTAAAGTCTCAGAAGTTCTGCAGGCCGAAAAACTGATCCTGCTGACCAACATCGAAGGCCTGCTGGATAAAGACGGTAAAGTACTGACCGGCCTGACGACCGAGCAGGTTGACGGACTGATCGAAGACGGCACCATCTACGGCGGCATGCTGCCGAAGATCGACTGCGCTCTCAACGCCGTCAAAGCCGGTGTCACCAGCGCACATATCATTGACGGCCGGGTCGAGCACTCCTGCCTGCTCGAAATTTTCACCGATGAAGGTGTCGGTACCCTGATCACCAACAAAGCAGCGGATGCATCATGA
- the slmA gene encoding nucleoid occlusion factor SlmA has translation MNQPEKVSRREQILQALAMMLENDPGARITTASLAKQVGVSEAALYRHFPSKARMFEGLISFIEETIFSRVTLITQSDATALKQCEQILTLLLAFVERNPGMARILTGDALAGETDRLRQRINQFFERLETQIKQILRTAEQTEGLRTELPGGATANLLLASAEGRIRQFVRSEFKNRPTQNWADQWNVLASAAARS, from the coding sequence ATGAACCAACCTGAAAAAGTATCCCGCCGGGAACAGATCCTCCAGGCACTGGCAATGATGCTGGAAAATGACCCCGGTGCCCGCATTACCACCGCCTCACTGGCCAAACAGGTCGGTGTATCGGAAGCGGCCCTGTACCGTCACTTTCCGAGCAAGGCCCGGATGTTTGAAGGGCTGATCAGCTTCATTGAAGAAACCATCTTCAGCCGGGTGACCCTGATCACTCAGTCAGACGCCACGGCACTGAAACAATGTGAGCAGATTCTTACCCTGTTGCTGGCATTTGTGGAACGTAATCCGGGAATGGCCCGTATCCTCACCGGTGACGCACTGGCCGGCGAAACTGACCGTCTGCGCCAGCGGATCAATCAGTTCTTCGAGCGGCTGGAAACCCAGATCAAACAGATCCTGCGGACCGCCGAACAAACCGAAGGCCTGCGTACCGAACTGCCGGGCGGCGCGACCGCTAACCTGTTACTGGCCAGCGCCGAAGGCCGTATCCGCCAGTTCGTCCGCAGTGAATTTAAAAACCGCCCGACTCAGAACTGGGCTGACCAGTGGAACGTGCTCGCTAGCGCTGCAGCCCGCAGCTAA
- a CDS encoding sulfite exporter TauE/SafE family protein, whose protein sequence is MTEQLGLLLVSLLANGLSAMAGGGAGLLQLPVLLFLGLSFSTALATHKIASVALGLGATLRHLKESTLERRFCGYILATGLPGVVLGGIVVLQIPEKITLISLGILTAGLGIYSIFKASLGLEYTPKHRDLAGMITGGLVLFFIGVLNGSLTSGTGLFVTLWLVRWFGLDYKRAVAYVLVLVGMFWNGSGAITVALQTPPQWSWLPALILGALIGAYAGAHLALARGNRAIKRIFEALTILVGIKLIFDGIAII, encoded by the coding sequence ATGACCGAACAGCTGGGTCTGTTACTGGTATCTCTGCTGGCCAATGGTTTATCTGCCATGGCCGGCGGAGGTGCCGGTTTACTGCAACTCCCGGTCCTGCTTTTTCTGGGACTGTCTTTCAGCACCGCACTGGCCACCCACAAAATTGCCAGCGTAGCGCTGGGACTGGGTGCCACCCTTCGCCACCTGAAAGAAAGCACACTGGAACGGCGTTTCTGTGGCTATATTCTGGCCACCGGCCTGCCCGGCGTAGTGCTGGGTGGCATCGTCGTTCTGCAGATTCCTGAAAAGATCACCCTGATCAGTCTCGGCATACTGACCGCCGGCCTGGGAATCTATTCGATTTTCAAAGCCAGCCTCGGGCTGGAATACACACCAAAACACCGGGACCTGGCCGGCATGATCACCGGTGGGCTGGTGCTGTTTTTTATCGGTGTGCTGAACGGTTCACTGACGTCCGGCACCGGCCTGTTTGTTACTCTCTGGCTGGTGCGCTGGTTCGGGCTGGATTATAAACGGGCAGTGGCGTATGTGCTGGTGCTGGTCGGCATGTTCTGGAACGGTTCCGGGGCCATCACAGTGGCCCTGCAAACACCGCCACAATGGTCATGGTTGCCGGCGCTGATCCTTGGTGCATTGATCGGCGCTTACGCCGGCGCACATCTGGCGCTGGCCAGAGGAAACCGGGCGATTAAACGGATTTTTGAAGCCCTGACAATTCTGGTGGGCATTAAACTGATATTCGACGGTATCGCCATCATCTGA
- a CDS encoding divergent polysaccharide deacetylase family protein, with protein MVTSAYFVLNRQTAFLLFACFAFICTAFVPPVSADSQQPRLVIIIDDMGDNLAQGIAAINLPGPLAYAILPHTPKSKVLAEMANSQGKDVMVHVPMDNTHKLALGPGGLTDSLSKAVFLKTLRDGLKAVPYAVGFNNHMGSLLTQKNPQMQWAMQVAKKQQMFFIDSLTTSDTVAWKAARQADIPWLIRDIFLDHEQTPEFVERQFNAGVALARERGFAVLIGHPYPVTINFLQEALPRLGELGIQLVAPSGFLLQMQDSQDLERARQHFCEAEECQVKGYGQ; from the coding sequence GTGGTAACATCTGCATACTTTGTTCTGAACAGGCAAACAGCATTTCTGCTGTTTGCCTGTTTTGCGTTTATCTGCACGGCCTTTGTGCCGCCGGTCAGTGCCGACAGTCAGCAACCACGTCTGGTGATCATCATAGATGATATGGGGGATAATCTGGCGCAGGGGATTGCGGCGATTAACTTACCCGGTCCGCTGGCGTATGCCATTTTGCCGCATACCCCTAAAAGTAAGGTGCTGGCTGAGATGGCTAACAGCCAGGGTAAGGACGTCATGGTGCATGTGCCGATGGATAATACCCATAAGTTGGCACTTGGCCCCGGTGGGCTGACGGATTCACTGAGTAAAGCGGTGTTTCTGAAAACCCTGCGGGACGGTTTGAAAGCCGTGCCTTATGCGGTGGGATTTAATAATCATATGGGCAGCCTGCTGACCCAGAAAAATCCTCAGATGCAGTGGGCCATGCAAGTGGCGAAAAAGCAGCAGATGTTTTTTATTGATAGCCTGACCACCTCCGATACGGTTGCCTGGAAAGCGGCCCGTCAGGCTGACATTCCCTGGCTGATCCGGGATATTTTTCTTGATCATGAACAAACCCCGGAATTTGTTGAGCGGCAGTTTAATGCAGGCGTGGCGCTGGCCCGTGAACGGGGCTTTGCTGTGCTGATTGGCCACCCGTATCCGGTGACGATTAATTTTTTACAGGAAGCTTTACCCCGTCTGGGAGAGTTAGGGATACAGCTGGTAGCCCCAAGCGGCTTCCTGTTACAGATGCAGGACAGCCAGGATCTGGAACGTGCCCGGCAGCATTTCTGTGAAGCTGAAGAATGTCAGGTTAAAGGGTACGGCCAGTGA
- a CDS encoding S41 family peptidase, whose product MKLTKQLASLCKPLGLPCLLSMSLLGGVVQAEDAPAPVVKPLPLEEIRVFTEVFDRIRQDYVEQVSDEQLLEDAIRGMLAGLDPHSTYLEPSAFSELQTHTSGEFGGLGIEVGMEDGFVRVITPIDDTPAQKAGVKAGDLIIKLGDQAVQGMDLNDAVELMRGPAGSELVLTIVREGEEKPLEITVVRDVIRVASVKQRVLDDGIGYLRITQFQVNTGNDLKRAMEKLEAETELKGLVLDLRNNPGGVLRAAVDVSDAFMDEGLIVYTKGRKANSELQYKATSERLTDIPLVVLINQGSASASEIVAGALQDQGRAVIMGVDSFGKGSVQTVLPLTKERALKLTTARYFTPSGRSIQAQGIKPDIYVAEAEIKLRESGNFIKESDLSGHLENGEDGSEDAVTDVRRIAETDYQLYEAIGLLRGLAIARKVTEKAADNQN is encoded by the coding sequence ATGAAGCTGACCAAGCAGCTAGCGAGTCTGTGTAAACCTCTGGGTTTGCCATGTTTATTGAGTATGTCATTACTGGGCGGTGTCGTTCAGGCTGAAGACGCGCCCGCGCCGGTTGTAAAACCTCTGCCACTGGAAGAAATCCGGGTGTTTACTGAGGTATTTGACCGTATCCGTCAGGACTATGTTGAGCAGGTTAGCGATGAACAGCTGCTGGAAGATGCGATCCGCGGTATGCTGGCCGGGCTTGATCCGCATTCCACTTATCTTGAACCGAGTGCCTTTTCCGAACTGCAGACCCACACCAGCGGCGAATTTGGTGGTCTGGGGATTGAAGTGGGCATGGAAGACGGTTTTGTCCGCGTAATCACGCCGATTGATGATACCCCTGCGCAAAAGGCCGGTGTGAAAGCCGGGGACCTGATTATTAAACTGGGTGATCAGGCGGTTCAGGGCATGGACCTTAATGATGCGGTCGAGCTGATGCGGGGCCCGGCAGGGTCTGAACTGGTGCTGACCATCGTTCGGGAAGGTGAGGAAAAACCGCTGGAAATTACCGTGGTGCGGGATGTGATCCGGGTTGCCAGCGTGAAGCAGCGGGTACTGGATGACGGCATCGGTTACCTGCGGATTACCCAGTTCCAGGTGAATACCGGTAACGACCTGAAACGGGCAATGGAAAAGCTGGAAGCCGAAACCGAACTGAAAGGTCTGGTGCTGGATCTGCGTAATAACCCCGGTGGCGTGTTACGTGCGGCGGTGGATGTCAGTGATGCGTTTATGGATGAGGGGCTGATTGTTTACACCAAGGGCCGCAAAGCTAATTCTGAACTGCAATATAAAGCGACCAGTGAACGCCTGACCGATATTCCACTGGTGGTACTGATTAACCAGGGGTCTGCCTCTGCGTCTGAAATTGTTGCCGGTGCGCTGCAGGATCAGGGCCGCGCCGTCATCATGGGTGTAGACAGCTTTGGTAAGGGGTCGGTACAGACGGTATTGCCGCTGACCAAGGAGCGGGCGCTGAAACTCACCACTGCCCGTTACTTTACGCCGAGCGGCCGTTCAATTCAGGCCCAGGGCATTAAGCCGGATATTTATGTGGCTGAGGCCGAAATCAAACTGCGTGAAAGCGGTAACTTCATCAAAGAAAGTGACCTGAGCGGCCATCTTGAAAACGGCGAAGACGGTTCTGAAGATGCGGTGACCGATGTGCGCCGGATTGCCGAAACCGATTACCAGCTATATGAAGCCATCGGTTTGTTACGTGGTCTGGCGATTGCCCGTAAAGTGACTGAAAAAGCGGCTGATAACCAGAACTAG